The Pseudomonas moraviensis genome contains the following window.
CGCCGCGCTTGGGTGTCAGCGGTTGGGTCTGGAAATTCGGATCGGACTCGAAATGGCGAATGTCGGCGATGAAGAATTCGATCTCTTCGCGGCTCAGCGCACGGCTGAGCTTTTCCCAGTTATCCACCTGAAAACAGGTGCGCACTTTCGGGTGCGCATTGATGAATTGCGCCACCGCGTCCGGCACCAGTTTAACCGCCGGCGCCGGGCCGCAGCCGAAGTGCACTTCGCCGGCGTCGAGCTTGGTCATCTGCGTCACTTCAGCGCTGAGCAATGCCGCCCCCTGCACCAGGCTCAGGGCGTGTTGCAGCACTACCTGGCCCTCCGGGGTCGGACGCAGATCCTTGTTGCCGCGATCCACCAGCACGCAGCCGAACTCTTGCTCCAGCCCCTGAATGCTGCGGCTGAACGCCGGTTGAGTGATGCCCATGGCGTCTGCCGCGCGGACAAAACTGCGGTGTTCGTTGAGGGCGATGAAGTAGCGCAACTGGCGAAGATCCATATGCTTTTCCGGCATCCTAAAAATAGCTCGAAGGCATTTGCGACGAGGGTTGCTTGAGGTTTTAAATGCAAGCTCTTATTCCGTCAACGAAGCATGTGAATATCTATTAGATGTAAATGGAATATAGATAGAGCGTTGTTTCGCTGCCGGAAAAATCGCAAACCGTCGATGAGGGTCGTCCCATGAGCAATGCCGCACTCGCCGTAAAACCCGTTTCTCACGCGTTGGAAATTCACCCCGTAGCCGGGCGTATCGGTGCGGAAATCCGCGGCGTGCACCTGTCCGGGGAGCTGGATGCCGCCACCGTCGAAGCAATCCAGCAGGCGCTGGTTGACTACAAAGTGCTGTTTTTCCGCGAACAGACTCAGCTCGACGATCAGCGTCAGGAAGCCTTTGCTCATCTGCTCGGCGAACCGGTAGCGCACCCCACCGTGCCGGTACGCGAGGGCACTCGATATCTGCTTGAGCTGGACGGCGCCGAAGGTCAGCGCGCCAATTCCTGGCACACCGACGTGACGTTCGTCGACGCCTACCCGAAAGCCTCGATCCTGCGCTCGGTGGTCGCCCCGGCATACGGCGGCGATACGCTGTGGGCCAACACCGCAACGGCATACAGCGGCTTGCCGATCGAGCTGCGTGAACTGGCCGACAAGCTCACCGCCGTGCACAGCAATGAGTACGACTATGCCGGGGCGAAGCCGGACGTCTCTGCGGAAAAACTGGAGCGCTATCGCAAAGTCTTCACCTCGACCGTTTACGAGACCGAGCATCCGGTGGTGCGAGTGCATCCGATCAGCGGCGAAAAGAGCCTGCTGCTGGGGCATTTCGTCAAACGCATCAAAGGCTATTCGCAGGCAGATTCGGCGCACCTGTTCGGCTTGTTGCAAAGCCATGTGATCCGCCAGGAAAACACCGTGCGCTGGCGCTGGCAGGCCGGTGATGTGGCGATCTGGGACAACCGCTCGACGCAGCATTACGCGATTGATGATTACGGCACCCAGGATCGCGTGGTGCGCCGTGTGACGCTCAAGGGCGAGGTGCCGGTGGGGGTGAATGGGCAGCGCAGCCAGACCATCAAAGGGCGTGACTGAAGTTCAAAAGCCCCTCATCGGAACGCCGCCCGCCCAGCCCTCTCCCGGAGGGAGAGGGAGCCGACCGAGTTGTCTTGCGTTGTACGTCGACCTGAAAGACCGAGCCGATCATTGGTTCGGTACATGACTTTCATGTCGATGCAGCTTCTGAATATCCCCCAATCAGTCCCCTCTCCCTTTGGGAGAGGGTTAGGGTGAGGGGCTCTTGATGCTACCAAACCCCAATCTGAACCACCTTCTCGCTTTCCGGCTCTCCATAACGAAACCGCTGCCCGCGCAAGTCGATCTCCTGATGGCTGATGGTCGTACGCCGCTTCAGGCCGCGCACCCACTCAAACAGATACCCCGCATGCTCCTCGCGCACCGCCGCGTACGCAGGGTCATCCCCCAGGTCACGCAGTTCCTGCGGGTCATTCAACAGATCAAACAGCTGCGCTCGAAAGCCGTCGTACGCCAGGTATTTCCAGCGCTCGCTGCGCACCATGGTCATGCGGCAATGGTCGATCGGTTGGTCCAGTCGTTCCCGCGCCGGTGCCTGAAAGGCGTAGTCGTACTCGCTGATCGCATAGCGGCGCCAATCGGGATTTTCTCCGTGCAGCAGCGGGATCAGTGAACGCCCTTCGAGCCGATGTTCCGCGCCCGGTAATCCCAGCGCTTGAAGAAATGTCGGCAACGCATCGATGGTTTCCGCCAAGCGATCATCGACAGTGCCACGGGTGACATCCGCCGTCGGCCGAGGGTCACGCACGATCAGTGGCACGCCCACCGCCTGCTCGAGCAGAAACTCCTTCTCGCCCAGCCAATGATCGCCAAGGAAGTCGCCGTGATCGCTGGTGAACACGATCAACGTGTCATCCCAGCGCCCGTTGCTCTGCAGAAAATCGAACAGCCGCCCCAACTGATCGTCCACCTGCTTGATCAAGCCCATGTAGGTGGGGATTACATTCAATCGTACTGAATCGCGGGAAAAGTTGAGGCTTTCCTCATGTTGACGAAAGGCAGCATATACGGGGTGTTTGCTGGCTGCAGAGGGCGATGCGCGGACCGGTTCGAGAATCGATTTCGTACTGTACAAGGCGTGGTATGGCGCCGGTACGATGTATGGCCAGTGGGGTTTGATGTACGAGAGGTGTAAACACCAGGATTTCTCGCCTTGCTCAGCGATGAAGTCGATGGCGCGATTGGTAGTGTAGACAGTCTCGGAGTGTTGCTCGGGAATTCGTGCTGGCAAATTCGCATGACGCATTTTCCAGCCACTGAGGATTTCACCGTTCTCGCCTTCGGCGGCGTTCGCCCAGTCGTGCCAGGGATTGCGGCCGTCGAAGCCGTGTTCGCGCAGATAGTGGGTGTAGGGCGCGGATTCGCGCTTGTCGTCGAATAAAGGATCGTCGGGGTAGATGCCGTCGTGGCGCAGGTACGGTTCGAAGCCGACCTCATTGAGCAACTCGGCTTGCGCGCTTTGCGGGTTGATCGCCAGGCGCTGCAAGGCGTCGACATTGGCCGTGGCGTGGGTCTTGCCGACCAGCGCGGTGCGAATGCCGTGGGGTCGCAGGTAATCGCCGATCGTCAGTTCATCCAGCGGCAAGGGCACGGCGTTCCAGGCCACTTGATGGCTGCTGACATAACGCCCGGTATAGGCCGACATCCGCGACGGGCCGCAGATCGTGCCCTGGGTGTAGGCACGGCTGAAACGCACGCCTTCGGCAGCGAGACGATCGATGTTCGGCGTGTGCAGATGCGGGTGGCCGTAGCAGGACAGGTAATCGCGGCGCAGTTGATCGCACATGATGTACAGCACGTTGCGCACGGGGTTGGGCGGGGTGGGCATGGAGTTCACCGGTCAGTGGGACAGGTGAGGGTTTTCGCCGTCGGTGGGGGTGTTCGGCAAGTGCATTTGGGGAATGGGGTTTATGCAGGGATTGCATCAGCCTCTTCGCGAGCAGGCTCGCTCGCACATTTGAAATGCGTAATTCCTGTGGGAGCGAGCCTGCTCGCGAAGGGGCAGCTCAGACAGCAAAATTCTCCAGCGAACACACCTCATCATCCACCGCATCAATCGCCTTGATCTGCTCGATCATCGCTTCGGCCAACGGTGACAACCGATACCCGGCGCGGCTGACAATCCCATAGCGGGTATACAGCTCCTCCAGATCATCGGCGAGACCTTCGATCTTCAGACAGACCAGCTCACCCTTGGCCAGATGCAGCGCATCGGAGTACGCCCCGACAATCCCGATCGCCTCCGATCGCAGCACCACGCTCAAAAGACTCGAGCCGTTTTCGCACTCCACATTCGGGGTGAAATCCGGGCGACCGCTGAGGTCGACGATGACCTTGCGCAGGTTCGGCGGGCGGATGCTCACCGCCAGTGGATAACTCAGCAACTGCTCGGCGGTGATGCGTTCAAACGCCGTCAATGGATGCCCGGCGCGGCAGCAGAAATGCCATTTGCGCGCGCGCAAGCGGTGGGTCTGGTAATCCGGATCCGCCTCGAACTGCCGGGTGTCGGCGACGAAGAATTCGAACTCTTCGCTGAGCAGGCGTTTGCTCAGGCTTTGCCAGTCATCGACCTGAAACTGCACCCGTGCTTTCGGGTAGCGACCGATGAAGGCGCCAATCGCGCGCGGGATCAATCCGGCCGCCGGCGCCGGCCCGCAACCAAAGCGCAATTCTCCTGCTTCGAGGCCGTTGAACTGGCTGATCTCGTTGGCCATCTGCTGCGCACCGCTGACCAGCCGCCGCGCATGTTCGAGCAGGACCTGGCCTTGTTTGGTCGGCGGCAATTCCTTGCGCCCACGGTCGACCAACTGGCAGCCGACGCTGTGCTCCAGCGCCTGAATGCTGCGGCTGAATGCCGACTGCGACAGGTTCACTGCCTGCGCGCCAGCGACGAAGCTGCGTTGTTCAGCGAGGGCAATGAAGTGACGAAGTTGGCGCAAGTCGATATGCATTTTTCACATAAAAAATATCCGGGAAATGCATTGGATATGCATTAGGTCGACTCCTTATAAAGGCAATCT
Protein-coding sequences here:
- a CDS encoding TauD/TfdA dioxygenase family protein; translated protein: MSNAALAVKPVSHALEIHPVAGRIGAEIRGVHLSGELDAATVEAIQQALVDYKVLFFREQTQLDDQRQEAFAHLLGEPVAHPTVPVREGTRYLLELDGAEGQRANSWHTDVTFVDAYPKASILRSVVAPAYGGDTLWANTATAYSGLPIELRELADKLTAVHSNEYDYAGAKPDVSAEKLERYRKVFTSTVYETEHPVVRVHPISGEKSLLLGHFVKRIKGYSQADSAHLFGLLQSHVIRQENTVRWRWQAGDVAIWDNRSTQHYAIDDYGTQDRVVRRVTLKGEVPVGVNGQRSQTIKGRD
- a CDS encoding LysR family transcriptional regulator, which produces MHIDLRQLRHFIALAEQRSFVAGAQAVNLSQSAFSRSIQALEHSVGCQLVDRGRKELPPTKQGQVLLEHARRLVSGAQQMANEISQFNGLEAGELRFGCGPAPAAGLIPRAIGAFIGRYPKARVQFQVDDWQSLSKRLLSEEFEFFVADTRQFEADPDYQTHRLRARKWHFCCRAGHPLTAFERITAEQLLSYPLAVSIRPPNLRKVIVDLSGRPDFTPNVECENGSSLLSVVLRSEAIGIVGAYSDALHLAKGELVCLKIEGLADDLEELYTRYGIVSRAGYRLSPLAEAMIEQIKAIDAVDDEVCSLENFAV
- a CDS encoding LysR family transcriptional regulator, coding for MDLRQLRYFIALNEHRSFVRAADAMGITQPAFSRSIQGLEQEFGCVLVDRGNKDLRPTPEGQVVLQHALSLVQGAALLSAEVTQMTKLDAGEVHFGCGPAPAVKLVPDAVAQFINAHPKVRTCFQVDNWEKLSRALSREEIEFFIADIRHFESDPNFQTQPLTPKRGVFFCRPGHPLLAKESLSTNDMFDYPLAATLIPPGIRKLLANLSGRIDFSPTIETEHFPALVKVVLQSNAIGVGTEEAFVEDVAKGALVLLHWRNLPQNLESMNARCGIVSRTGFRLSPAARAMIETLVAVDRQDVSVAV
- a CDS encoding alkaline phosphatase family protein, with product MPTPPNPVRNVLYIMCDQLRRDYLSCYGHPHLHTPNIDRLAAEGVRFSRAYTQGTICGPSRMSAYTGRYVSSHQVAWNAVPLPLDELTIGDYLRPHGIRTALVGKTHATANVDALQRLAINPQSAQAELLNEVGFEPYLRHDGIYPDDPLFDDKRESAPYTHYLREHGFDGRNPWHDWANAAEGENGEILSGWKMRHANLPARIPEQHSETVYTTNRAIDFIAEQGEKSWCLHLSYIKPHWPYIVPAPYHALYSTKSILEPVRASPSAASKHPVYAAFRQHEESLNFSRDSVRLNVIPTYMGLIKQVDDQLGRLFDFLQSNGRWDDTLIVFTSDHGDFLGDHWLGEKEFLLEQAVGVPLIVRDPRPTADVTRGTVDDRLAETIDALPTFLQALGLPGAEHRLEGRSLIPLLHGENPDWRRYAISEYDYAFQAPARERLDQPIDHCRMTMVRSERWKYLAYDGFRAQLFDLLNDPQELRDLGDDPAYAAVREEHAGYLFEWVRGLKRRTTISHQEIDLRGQRFRYGEPESEKVVQIGVW